Proteins encoded within one genomic window of Arachis ipaensis cultivar K30076 chromosome B08, Araip1.1, whole genome shotgun sequence:
- the LOC107613484 gene encoding probable aminotransferase TAT2, which produces MENGGNGVNYESKETSTMTIKGILSLLMQSTVENKNKRVISLGLGDPTLFSCFQTTSVSEEAVADTLFSHKFHGYAPTAGLPQTRQKIAEYLSRDLPYELSSHDVFITCGCTQAIDVSVAILARGGANILLPRPGFPIYELCAAFRQVEVRHYDLLLEKGWEVDLDSVKALADHNTVALVVINPGNPCGNVYSYNHLEKIAETAKQIGTIVIADEVYGHLAFGSNPFVPMGVFGFIVPVITLGSLSKRWIVPGWRLGWFVTTDPNCTFKNPKVVERITKYFDLLGGPATFIQAAVPRILNQTEESFFKKTIDDLRLNSDICFKEIEEIPCMFCPHKPEGSMTMIVKLNLLLLEDITDDIDFCFKLAKEESVIILPGTAVGLKDWLRITFAADPSALVEGLKRVKVFCQRHAKNG; this is translated from the exons ATGGAAAATGGTGGTAATGGTGTGAACTATGAATCAAAGGAAACTTCAACTATGACCATAAAGGGTATTCTAAGCCTTCTAATGCAAAGTACTGTGGAGAATAAAAATAAGAGAGTGATTTCTCTTGGCTTGGGTGACCCAACACTGTTTTCATGTTTTCAAACCACATCTGTCTCCGAAGAAGCTGTTGCTGACACGCTTTTCTCTCACAAGTTTCATGGCTATGCTCCCACCGCTGGCCTCCCTCAGACCAGACA AAAAATTGCTGAATATCTATCACGTGATCTGCCATACGAACTATCATCACATGATGTTTTCATCACGTGCGGGTGCACGCAGGCCATCGACGTCTCGGTGGCGATTCTTGCACGAGGCGGTGCAAACATACTACTGCCGAGACCAGGCTTCCCAATCTACGAACTGTGTGCCGCATTTAGACAAGTTGAAGTGAGGCATTATGATTTACTTCTTGAAAAAGGCTGGGAGGTTGATCTTGATTCAGTTAAGGCTCTTGCAGATCACAACACTGTTGCACTCGTGGTCATAAACCCTGGAAATCCCTGTGGAAATGTCTACTCTTATAATCACTTGGAGAAG ATTGCGGAAACTGCAAAACAGATTGGAACAATTGTGATTGCTGACGAAGTTTATGGCCATCTTGCATTTGGGAGCAACCCTTTTGTTCCAATGGGTGTCTTTGGGTTTATTGTTCCTGTTATCACTCTTGGGTCCTTGTCCAAGAGATGGATAGTACCTGGTTGGAGGCTTGGTTGGTTTGTGACAACTGATCCTAATTGCACTTTCAAAAATCCCAAG GTAGTTGAGCGCATTACAAAGTATTTTGATCTTTTGGGAGGTCCAGCCACTTTCATTCAG GCGGCTGTACCGCGCATACTTAATCAAACTGAAGagtcttttttcaaaaaaactattgATGATTTGAGACTTAACTCAGATATATGCTTCAAGGAGATAGAAGAGATTCCATGCATGTTTTGCCCTCATAAACCGGAAGGGTCCATGACTATGATA GTAAAGCTAAACCTTTTACTTCTAGAAGATATTACCGATGATATTGATTTTTGTTTCAAACTTGCAAAGGAGGAATCTGTTATCATTCTTCCAG GAACAGCGGTTGGACTAAAAGATTGGCTTCGCATTACTTTCGCCGCCGATCCATCTGCCCTTGTAGAAGGTTTGAAAAGGGTCAAAGTTTTCTGCCAAAGACATGCAAAAAATGGCTGA